A genome region from Lucilia cuprina isolate Lc7/37 chromosome 3, ASM2204524v1, whole genome shotgun sequence includes the following:
- the LOC111683793 gene encoding annexin B10-like, protein MDYTPVPTVVPAKPFDPTVDSQSLRAAMKGMGTDEQAIIDILTSRSNAQRREIKAHFEAEFDRDLIEDLKSELGGNFEDVILALMTPPVEFLCKHLHNAMAGMGTDEETLLEILCTKTNEEIQEIVSVYEAKYDRPLAEQMCSETSGHFRRLLTLIVTGVRDAKGTVDAEKAKEQAAELYAAGEAKLGTDEEVFNRIMAHASFEQLRLVFEEYKQLSGQTVEQAIKHEMDGELHDAMMALVECVQSPAAFFANRLYKAMDGAGTDDTTLIRVIVSRSEIDLGSIKDEFERIYNRTLFSAVTVSYLHIFIFPKYFI, encoded by the exons CCCGTCCCCACTGTCGTACCGGCCAAACCCTTTGACCCGACAGTAGATAGTCAGTCATTGCGTGCAGCTATGAAAGGGATGGGAACTGATGAACAagcaattattgacattttaacGTCACGTTCGAATGCTCAACGTCGGGAAATAAAAGCGCACTTTGAAGCAGAATTTGATAGAGACTTGATTGAAGATTTAAAAAGTGAACTGGGTGGTAATTTTGAAGATGTAATTTTAGCATTAATGACTCCGCCCGTTGAATTTTTGTGTAAACATTTACACAATGCAATGGCTGGTATGGGTACGGATGAGGAAACTCTTTTAGAAATATTATGTACTAAAACAAATGAAGAAATACAGGAAATAGTAAGTGTGTACGAAGCCAAATACGATCGACCACTTGCAGAACAAATGTGTAGTGAAACTTCGGGACATTTTAGACGCCTTTTGACTTTAATAGTAACTGGTGTAAGAGATGCAAAGGGTACCGTTGATGCTGAAAAGGCCAAAGAACAAGCTGCGGAGTTATACGCTGCAGGCGAGGCGAAATTAGGAACTGATGAAGAAGTTTTTAATCGCATTATGGCTCATGCTAGTTTTGAACAGTTGCGTCTCGTTTTCGAAGAATACAAACAATTAAGTGGACAAACTGTTGAACAAGCAATAAAGCATGAAATGGATGGAGAATTGCACGATGCAATGATGGCTTTAG TTGAGTGCGTTCAATCGCCAGCTGCATTTTTTGCAAATCGTCTTTATAAAGCTATGGATGGTGCTGGTACAGATGACACTACGCTAATACGGGTTATAGTGTCACGATCGGAAATTGATTTAGGTTCAATAAAGGATGAATTTGAACGTATTTATAACCGTACATTATTTAGTGCTGTAACGGTAAGctacttacatatatttatttttccaaaatattttatttaa